One region of Ostrinia nubilalis chromosome 14, ilOstNubi1.1, whole genome shotgun sequence genomic DNA includes:
- the LOC135078309 gene encoding UDP-glucosyltransferase 2-like, producing the protein MHFNLLAFILWLLALAYTANPIKILGIFPYDRKSHFIVFKVLLQELARRGHDVTIISHFPEENPPKNYHDISLFIPKESKSRRRRSASTLERSYLNVIKGGIYLTRGGNENCKVLVANEEVQGLINRTEYYDVALIEQFNSDCALGLAYKLSAPVVGVTTHVLMPWHYKRFGVPYNPSYTSFRFLEGGTKPTLYQRVERAVFDVYFKLLYYYIAQRADERTLAEYYDDIPPLENLARDIKFLLLDQHFVLTGSSLYPPNVIEIGGFHVPKPNRLSGDLKNFVEEAEHGVIYISFGTTVRLSLMTLQKLEAILDAIEILPQRFIWRWSKEASLTMEPFNQLGPKHLALLADKNKTYIRNWLPQVDILSHPKVLAFFSHAGMGGTTEAIHFGVPVVAMPIAGDQPANAAAIEESGFGVQQPVNELTKETLISNFRKVLEPEFREKVKLRSKAWHDRPLSPMDAAVYWIEYAARNRNFTLRTPAADVPLYQYINLDIALVVAAFVTGVTLLIIALRLSIKSMTKKPLSDKKRM; encoded by the exons atgcattttaatttattggcATTTATATTGTGGCTACTTGCACTAGCATACACAGCAAACCCAATCAAGATCCTCGGGATTTTCCCGTACGATAGAAAGAGCCACTTCATTGTCTTCAAAGTTCTGCTTCAAGAACTAGCGCGAAGAGGACATGACGTTACTATCATATCACACTTTCCAGAAGAAAACCCACCGAAGAATTACCACGATATCAGCCTATTCATACCAAAAGAAAGCAAAAGTAGACGAAGAAGATCTGCATCTACATTGGAAAGATCATATCTGAACGTTATCAAAGGTGGAATATACTTGACAAGAGGTGGTAATGAGAACTGTAAAGTGCTAGTCGCTAACGAGGAAGTGCAAGGTCTTATTAACAGAACGGAATATTACGATGTTGCGTTAATCGAACAATTTAATAGTGACTGTGCATTGGGACTGGCATACAAACTAAGTGCACCAGTAGTTGGAGTGACCACGCATGTGTTGATGCCATGGCATTATAAAAGGTTTGGGGTCCCTTACAATCCCTCTTATACATCTTTCCGCTTTCTAGAAGGCGGAACGAAGCCAACTCTATATCAAAGAGTTGAACGTGCAGTGTTTGATGTGTATTTCAAgttgttatattattatatagCTCAAAGAGCAGATGAAAGGACGTTAGCAGAATACTATGATGATATACCACCGTTGGAAAATTTAGCTCGTGATATAAAGTTTTTGCTGTTAGACCAACACTTTGTTTTGACGGGATCGAGTCTCTATCCACCGAATGTGATAGAAATCGGTGGCTTTCACGTCCCGAAACCCAACAGATTGTCTGGA GACCTAAAAAACTTTGTGGAAGAAGCCGAACATGGCGTGATATACATAAGTTTCGGCACAACCGTGAGACTTTCCTTGATGACCCTACAAAAACTAGAAGCCATTTTAGATGCTATTGAAATATTGCCTCAACGCTTCATTTGGAGATGGAGCAAGGAAGCATCACTGACGATGGAACCGTTCAACCAGCTAGGCCCAAAACATCTAGCATTGTTAgcagataaaaataaaacttatatcAGAAATTGGCTCCCGCAAGTTGACATTTTGA GTCATCCGAAAGTACTAGCGTTTTTCTCTCACGCTGGTATGGGTGGTACGACTGAAGCCATACATTTTGGAGTGCCCGTTGTGGCAATGCCAATAGCTGGAGATCAGCCAGCAAACGCAGCAGCCATCGAAGAAAGTGGATTCGGAGTACAACAACCAGTCAATGAACTGACTAAAGAGACCTTGATTAGTAATTTTAGAAAAGTTTTGGAGCCTGA attCCGTGAAAAAGTGAAGCTACGCTCAAAGGCTTGGCATGACCGTCCACTCTCTCCCATGGACGCAGCGGTTTACTGGATCGAGTATGCAGCTCGTAATCGGAACTTTACCTTGAGAACACCTGCTGCTGATGTTCCACTCTACCAGTACATCAATCTGGACATTGCTCTGGTCGTGGCAGCATTTGTCACTGGAGTGACTTTGCTGATTATAGCGTTAAGGTTATccatcaaatcaatgactaagaAACCGCTCAGTGATAAGAAAAGAATGTGA
- the LOC135078067 gene encoding UDP-glucosyltransferase 2-like: protein MAQNIAVVFYFVAAIYTTTSYRILGIFPSLDRNNYLTYKSLFFELANRNHDVTLVSHFSQPDAPATYKEVLLSENTLVYKGLSYESVIVNEVSRVPFETLVATKAGNDDCKTLMNNHYVLHMIRTRPRFDVIVVESYNSDCALALAANLSAPYIAFSSQPIQPWQYNRLGIGFNSAYVTQAGLPYGKEPWFFDRLKSYVLYHVTNWVYYVGSQVTDHVYLYKYLGDSLPSLESIASNASLMFVNTHPSIFGGVARPDNVIDIGGIHVRPPKVIPTEIERFINEAEHGVIYVNLGSTVKDSTLPKDKLQEMLSAFSKLPLRVLWKWDGGSLELPRNVMTMRWFPQYDILKHDNVKVFISHTGILSTIEAVDAGIPVVAIPLFGDQYGNAAVLQDAGIASIVSYQDLKKNYLLDAINEVLDPTFQQRAKQVSRIWHDRTISPLENAIYWTEYVARYRGAPNLRTPSADLPLYQQLQLDVLAFIALVLYILCYVFYKILSVLCCCCCQNEQEIQTSSEERRSKRVKFE, encoded by the exons ATGGCACAAAACATCGCGGTCGTCTTCTACTTCGTGGCTGCAATTTACACCACTACCAGCTACAGAATACTGGGCATATTCCCATCGCTGGACCGGAACAACTACCTCACCTACAAAAGTCTATTCTTCGAACTCGCCAACAGAAACCACGATGTCACCCTCGTCAGCCACTTCAGTCAACCAGACGCACCGGCAACCTACAAAGAAGTGTTACTCAGTGAAAATACGTTAGTGTACAAGGGATTGTCTTACGAATCAGTGATCGTGAACGAAGTGAGTCGAGTGCCCTTCGAGACTCTGGTTGCAACTAAAGCCGGCAACGACGACTGCAAGACTCTTATGAACAATCACTACGTGCTCCACATGATAAGGACTCGGCCTCGATTCGACGTGATAGTAGTGGAATCGTATAACAGTGACTGTGCTCTGGCGTTGGCCGCGAATTTGAGTGCACCATATATCGCTTTCAGTTCCCAACCGATTCAGCCATGGCAGTACAACAGGCTGGGCATCGGTTTCAATTCCGCGTATGTAACCCAAGCCGGGCTCCCTTACGGCAAAGAGCCTTGGTTCTTCGACCGGCTGAAGAGTTATGTGTTGTATCACGTAACGAACTGGGTGTACTACGTCGGTTCACAGGTGACCGATCATGTGTACCTGTACAAATACCTTGGGGACAGTTTGCCTTCTCTTGAGAGCATAGCCTCCAACGCTAGCTTGATGTTTGTAAACACACACCCATCGATATTCGGAGGTGTTGCCAGGCCAGATAACGTTATTGATATTGGAGGAATACACGTTAGGCCACCGAAAGTTATACCGACG GAAATCGAAAGGTTCATAAACGAGGCAGAACATGGCGTTATTTACGTCAATTTGGGCTCCACAGTGAAAGACTCCACGCTACCCAAGGATAAACTACAGGAGATGTTATCAGCGTTCAGCAAACTGCCTCTAAGGGTGCTCTGGAAATGGGACGGCGGCAGTTTGGAGCTGCCGAGGAACGTTATGACGATGAGGTGGTTCCCTCAATACgatattttaa AACACGACAACGTGAAAGTGTTCATCTCCCACACTGGTATACTCAGCACGATAGAAGCCGTCGACGCTGGAATACCAGTGGTGGCCATCCCACTCTTCGGAGACCAGTACGGTAACGCAGCGGTTCTGCAGGATGCTGGAATCGCCTCCATCGTGTCGTACCAGGACCTGAAGAAGAACTACCTTTTGGACGCTATAAATGAAGTTTTAGACCCCAC ATTCCAACAACGCGCCAAACAAGTATCCAGAATCTGGCATGATCGCACAATATCTCCACTAGAAAACGCCATCTACTGGACGGAGTACGTAGCTCGTTACCGCGGCGCGCCAAACCTTAGGACGCCATCTGCCGACCTTCCGCTGTACCAGCAACTACAGCTGGATGTACTAGCTTTCATAGCCTTGGTACTTTACATCCTGTGCTatgttttttacaaaattttatcaGTACTTTGTTGCTGTTGTTGTCAAAATGAACAAGAAATTCAAACTAGTTCGGAGGAGAGGAGATCTAAGAGGGTGAAATTTGAGtga
- the LOC135078069 gene encoding UDP-glycosyltransferase UGT5-like, producing the protein MKLPATIMTILTTIFINEVTPLNILGVFPYQGRSHFFVFEPYLRELAARGHNVTVITHFPQKTPVKNYQDISLVGTSIQVEGLIPVEKSYFTLFMIGVYLIGTGTDNCKALLANDNVQKLWKSEAKFDVVLVEQFNSDCSLGLAHKLGAPVIGLTSHTLMPWQLNRFGVEFNPSYVSTQFLSGGTKPSLFERIERVIVYNIFNTAFKYASQRTDESTLREYFDGVPPLEELAQNIRVQLVYTHHTLSGVNLYPPKIVEVNGYHVAKPKPLPEKLQKFIDEAEHGVIYVSFGSMLKAASTPRDKLEAITKALSQLPQRVIFKWEEKTLPGDYKNIYISDWLPQNDIFAHPNVVAFYSHCGLLGTTEAIYHGVPIVGMPIFGDQPSNAAAMEEGGMGVQIQTTELTTEKLLEKFKIVLDPQFRANVKRLSKVWHDRPSSPMDTAIYWTEYVARNPNFTFVPPTVHVPFYQFWCLDVLAVFILISLISFYVLKFLCCLVCRRKSKEVVKNANTKKKSKKDN; encoded by the exons ATGAAGCTCCCAGCGACCATCATGACAATACTAACCACAATATTCATCAATGAAGTCACACCCTTAAACATACTAGGAGTTTTCCCGTACCAAGGCAGAAGTCACTTCTTCGTGTTCGAACCCTATCTACGAGAATTAGCAGCACGAGGACACAATGTCACGGTCATTACACACTTCCCACAGAAAACTCCCGTCAAGAACTACCAAGATATTAGTCTTGTCGGAACATCTATTCAAGTGGAAGGGCTTATACCCGTCGAAAAGTCGTATTTTACCTTATTCATGATTGGAGTGTACCTGATTGGTACCGGTACAGACAACTGCAAAGCGTTGTTGGCCAACGACAACGTCCAAAAACTGTGGAAATCTGAAGCTAAATTTGATGTGGTTCTAGTGGAACAATTTAACAGTGATTGCTCTTTAGGTTTGGCACACAAACTGGGAGCTCCCGTGATCGGGCTCACCTCGCATACTTTGATGCCGTGGCAATTGAATAGATTTGGGGTGGAGTTCAACCCATCGTATGTGTCCACGCAGTTCCTGAGTGGTGGAACAAAGCCGTCTCTATTCGAACGCATTGAGAGAGTTATAGTGTACAATATCTTTAATACCGCATTCAAGTATGCGAGCCAAAGGACAGATGAGAGCACATTGCGGGAGTACTTCGATGGTGTACCGCCCCTCGAGGAACTGGCCCAGAATATTAGGGTCCAACTCGTGTATACCCACCACACCTTGTCTGGAGTAAACTTGTATCCCCCAAAAATAGTGGAGGTCAACGGATACCATGTGGCTAAGCCAAAGCCACTGCCTGAG AAATTGCAGAAATTCATAGATGAAGCAGAACATGGCGTCATCTACGTAAGCTTTGGATCCATGTTGAAAGCTGCATCGACGCCAAGGGACAAACTGGAAGCGATCACCAAAGCTCTCTCTCAGCTCCCACAGAGAGTGATCTTCAAGTGGGAAGAGAAGACTCTACCAGGAGACTATAagaatatttacatttctgACTGGCTGCCACAGAATGATATTTTTG CTCACCCAAATGTAGTCGCGTTCTACTCCCACTGCGGTCTACTCGGGACTACGGAGGCTATCTACCACGGCGTCCCAATAGTGGGCATGCCGATCTTCGGAGACCAGCCCTCAAACGCAGCTGCGATGGAAGAAGGTGGAATGGGCGTGCAAATTCAAACTACAGAGCTCACTACAGAGAAGCTGCTTGAGAAATTCAAAATCGTTCTGGACCCTCA gtTCAGAGCAAACGTGAAACGCCTCTCGAAAGTCTGGCACGACCGGCCATCTTCGCCGATGGACACCGCCATCTACTGGACGGAGTACGTCGCCAGAAACCCTAACTTTACATTTGTACCCCCCACCGTCCACGTCCCCTTCTACCAGTTTTGGTGCTTAGATGTATTAGCTGTattcattttaatttctctcattagtttttatgtactaaaattcTTGTGCTGTCTTGTATGTAGAAGAAAAAGCAAAGAAGTAGTTAAGAATGCTAACACTAAAAAGAAATCTAAGAAAGACAATTAA